A region of Nostoc sp. 'Peltigera membranacea cyanobiont' N6 DNA encodes the following proteins:
- a CDS encoding SLATT domain-containing protein, with protein MKDSQKNLILDWLRKVHRMEWAHRYESQRWRRINLIFVFGVTSTLLAAALSAIPNIPILSENSIKLIVPIGAMIVAILSGLQTFLNPSEFSEKFRVKSDEFESLRHYIEEIIEFHCDDRSGEVNKELLKNVRERWDKIGSLNMSSDNFRIAGEKIDKLNRYPKELKF; from the coding sequence ATGAAAGACTCACAGAAGAACTTGATACTTGATTGGTTAAGGAAAGTACACAGGATGGAATGGGCACATAGATATGAATCCCAAAGGTGGAGAAGAATAAATCTTATATTTGTATTTGGTGTTACTTCTACTTTATTGGCCGCAGCATTAAGTGCTATACCAAACATTCCAATTTTGAGCGAGAACTCTATAAAATTAATTGTCCCTATAGGTGCAATGATTGTGGCGATTTTATCTGGACTTCAAACCTTCCTTAACCCGTCAGAATTTTCAGAGAAGTTCAGGGTTAAGTCCGATGAGTTTGAAAGTCTTAGACATTATATTGAGGAGATAATTGAATTTCATTGTGACGATCGATCTGGCGAAGTAAACAAGGAACTCCTTAAAAATGTCAGAGAAAGATGGGATAAGATAGGGTCGCTAAATATGTCCAGTGACAATTTCAGAATTGCAGGTGAAAAGATAGATAAATTAAATAGATATCCAAAAGAGCTTAAATTCTAA